Proteins found in one Streptomyces sp. NBC_00461 genomic segment:
- the hmgA gene encoding homogentisate 1,2-dioxygenase, with product MSDGGTARTSGFERGGARKTAEGLTYLTGFGNEHSSEAVPGALPVGRNSPQRAPLGLYAEQLSGTAFTEPRAHNRRSWLYRIRPSAAHPAFTRTDNGAIRTAPFTESVPDPNRLRWNPLPEPASGTDFLAGLWTLGGNGDATQRAGMAVHLYHANSSMERVFSDADGELLIVPERGGLLLRTEFGLLHVEPGHVALVPRGVRFRVELLDAFARGYVCENYGAPFALPDLGPIGANGLANPRDFQAPVAAYEDGGDTDTAGPVEVVNKFCGNLWTAVYDHSPLDVVAWHGNLVPYVYDLRRFNAIGTISYDHPDPSIFTVLTSPSDTPGLAGVDFVVFAPRWLVGEDTFRPPYFHRNVMSEYMGLIEGAYDAKTAGKGGFVPGGGSLHNMMSAHGPDRETFDRASAAELKPQKVDDGLAFMFETRWPVTLTPHAAGAEHLQQRYDDVWQGLERHFRPLH from the coding sequence ATGAGCGATGGGGGTACCGCCCGCACGAGCGGGTTCGAGCGCGGGGGAGCGCGCAAGACGGCCGAGGGGCTGACCTACCTGACCGGTTTCGGCAACGAGCACAGCTCCGAGGCCGTCCCCGGCGCCCTGCCCGTGGGCCGCAACTCGCCACAGCGCGCGCCCCTCGGGCTGTACGCGGAACAGCTCAGCGGTACGGCGTTCACCGAGCCGCGGGCCCACAACCGGCGCTCCTGGCTCTACCGGATCCGCCCGTCGGCCGCGCACCCGGCGTTCACCCGCACGGACAACGGCGCGATCCGTACGGCCCCCTTCACCGAGTCGGTGCCCGACCCCAACCGCCTGCGCTGGAACCCGCTGCCCGAACCCGCGTCCGGTACGGACTTCCTCGCGGGCCTGTGGACCCTCGGCGGCAACGGCGACGCCACGCAGCGCGCCGGCATGGCGGTGCACCTCTATCACGCCAACTCCTCGATGGAGCGCGTCTTCAGTGATGCGGACGGGGAGCTGCTGATCGTCCCGGAGCGCGGCGGGCTGCTGCTGCGCACCGAGTTCGGGCTGCTGCATGTGGAACCGGGACATGTGGCGCTGGTTCCCCGTGGGGTGCGCTTCCGTGTGGAGCTGCTTGATGCCTTTGCCCGCGGTTATGTGTGCGAGAACTACGGGGCGCCCTTCGCCCTCCCCGACCTCGGCCCGATCGGCGCCAACGGCCTCGCCAACCCCCGCGACTTCCAGGCTCCCGTCGCCGCGTACGAGGACGGGGGCGACACTGACACGGCGGGCCCGGTGGAGGTCGTGAACAAGTTCTGCGGCAACCTCTGGACGGCCGTGTACGACCACTCGCCGCTCGACGTGGTCGCCTGGCACGGCAACCTCGTGCCGTACGTCTACGACCTGCGCCGCTTCAACGCCATCGGCACCATCTCCTACGACCATCCCGACCCGTCGATCTTCACCGTCCTGACGTCGCCGTCCGACACCCCGGGGCTGGCCGGCGTCGACTTCGTCGTCTTCGCGCCGCGCTGGCTGGTCGGCGAGGACACCTTCCGGCCGCCGTACTTCCACCGGAACGTGATGAGCGAGTACATGGGTCTGATCGAGGGCGCCTACGACGCCAAGACCGCCGGGAAGGGGGGCTTCGTGCCGGGCGGCGGGTCGCTGCACAACATGATGTCGGCGCACGGTCCTGACCGGGAGACGTTCGACCGGGCGAGCGCGGCCGAGCTGAAGCCGCAGAAGGTGGACGACGGGCTGGCGTTCATGTTCGAGACGCGCTGGCCGGTGACGCTCACCCCGCACGCGGCGGGCGCGGAGCACCTGCAGCAGCGCTACGACGACGTGTGGCAGGGCCTGGAGAGGCATTTCCGCCCCTTGCACTGA
- a CDS encoding TetR/AcrR family transcriptional regulator has protein sequence MKPVPHATSLRRAPVQRRSAERLTKILDACADLLDEVGYDDLSTRAVAQRAQVPIGSVYRFFGNKRQMADALAQRNLERFTEQVTERLKSAGDGGWRSAMDAVLDEYLAMKRTAPGFSLVDFGNQIPVGARNAEPNHRVADRLTDLLSGYLDREPDEDLRRAFLIAVETADTLVHLAFRMAPEGDPRIIDEARELLRAYLARVLD, from the coding sequence ATGAAGCCCGTGCCCCACGCGACATCGCTACGCCGTGCACCTGTGCAGCGGCGCAGTGCAGAACGTCTGACCAAAATCCTCGACGCCTGCGCCGACCTCCTCGACGAGGTCGGTTACGACGACCTGAGCACCCGGGCCGTGGCCCAGCGCGCCCAGGTCCCCATCGGCTCGGTCTACCGCTTCTTCGGCAACAAGCGGCAGATGGCCGACGCGCTCGCCCAGCGCAACCTGGAGCGCTTCACCGAGCAGGTCACCGAGCGGCTGAAGTCGGCCGGTGACGGGGGCTGGCGCTCGGCGATGGACGCCGTCCTCGACGAGTACCTGGCCATGAAACGCACCGCCCCCGGCTTCTCCCTCGTCGACTTCGGCAACCAGATCCCGGTCGGCGCCCGCAACGCCGAACCCAACCACCGTGTCGCCGACCGCCTCACCGACCTGCTCTCCGGCTACCTCGACCGGGAGCCGGACGAGGATCTGCGCCGCGCCTTCCTCATCGCCGTGGAGACCGCCGACACCCTGGTCCACCTGGCCTTCAGGATGGCGCCCGAGGGTGACCCCAGGATCATCGACGAGGCGCGGGAGCTGTTGCGGGCCTATCTGGCGCGGGTGCTGGACTGA
- a CDS encoding molybdopterin oxidoreductase family protein has protein sequence MSRTALRICPLCEATCGLTLTIEGTRVTGARGDRDDVFSKGFICPKGASFGAVDGDPDRLRTPLVRKDGELCEATWEEAFDAVAAGLRPVVERHGPHAVGVVLGNPNVHTMAGALYPPVLLAGLGTRSVFTASTVDQMPKHVSSGLLFGDANAIPVPDLDHTDHLLLIGANPLESNGSLCTAADFPGKLKALKARGGTLTVIDPRRTRTAKLADRHLAIRPGTDALLLAAMAYVLFEEGLVDPGELTEHLQGLDELREAVRDFTPEAVAPACDVDADVTRALARELAAAPTAAVYGRIGSCTVPYGTLGSWLVDVLNILTGNLDRPGGALFPQAATDRTPRPAGPSHGFTLGRWHSRVSEHPEAKGELPLSALAEEIDTATEQGEPIRALVAVAANPVLSAPDGDRLDKALDSLDFMVSVDPYLNETSRHAHVVLPPPPPSQSPHHDFAFNTLAVRNQVRYTRPAVPLEPGRLAETEILARLVLAATGMHGADPSAVDDLVIAQTLGKAVKEAHSPVHGRDPKELAAALTGVSGPERRLDMMLRLGPYGDGFGVRPEGLSLERLLAHPHGIDLGPLRSRLPQPLKTRSGKVELLPQPIAGDLPRLKRALAELPDGLVLVGRRHLRSNNSWMHNVPALTGGTNRCTLHIHPEDAERLGVLDGAAVRVKGAGGEVTAPAEVTDGVRPGVVSLPHGWGHDRPGTRMSHAATDPGVNVNQLLDGSLLDPLSGNAVLNGVPVEIAPAAEMVMPLT, from the coding sequence GTGTCCCGCACCGCTCTGCGTATCTGTCCCCTGTGCGAGGCCACCTGCGGGCTGACCCTCACCATCGAGGGCACCCGGGTCACCGGCGCCCGCGGTGATCGCGACGACGTGTTCAGCAAGGGGTTCATCTGCCCCAAGGGCGCCTCGTTCGGTGCCGTCGACGGCGACCCCGACCGGCTGCGCACCCCGCTCGTGCGCAAGGACGGCGAGCTGTGCGAGGCCACCTGGGAGGAGGCGTTCGACGCGGTCGCCGCGGGCCTGAGGCCCGTCGTCGAACGGCACGGCCCGCACGCGGTGGGCGTGGTCCTCGGCAACCCCAACGTGCACACCATGGCCGGCGCCCTCTACCCGCCGGTGCTGCTCGCCGGCCTCGGCACCCGCAGCGTCTTCACCGCGTCCACCGTCGACCAGATGCCCAAGCACGTCTCCAGCGGCCTTCTCTTCGGCGACGCGAACGCGATCCCCGTGCCGGACCTGGACCACACCGACCATCTGCTCCTCATCGGCGCCAACCCCCTGGAGTCCAACGGGAGTCTGTGCACCGCCGCCGACTTCCCCGGCAAGCTCAAGGCCCTCAAGGCCCGCGGCGGCACCCTCACCGTCATCGACCCGCGCCGCACCCGCACCGCGAAACTCGCCGACCGGCACCTGGCGATCCGCCCCGGCACCGACGCGCTCCTCCTCGCGGCCATGGCGTACGTCCTGTTCGAGGAGGGCCTCGTCGATCCCGGGGAGCTGACCGAGCACCTCCAGGGCCTCGACGAACTGCGCGAAGCGGTAAGGGACTTCACGCCCGAGGCGGTCGCCCCGGCCTGCGACGTGGACGCCGACGTGACCCGCGCCCTCGCCCGTGAACTCGCCGCCGCCCCCACCGCCGCCGTGTACGGCCGCATCGGCAGCTGCACCGTCCCGTACGGCACCCTCGGCAGCTGGCTCGTCGACGTCCTCAACATCCTCACCGGCAACCTCGACCGCCCCGGCGGCGCCCTCTTCCCGCAGGCGGCAACCGACAGGACGCCCCGCCCGGCCGGACCGAGCCACGGCTTCACACTCGGCCGCTGGCACTCGCGGGTGAGCGAACACCCCGAGGCGAAGGGCGAGTTGCCGCTCTCCGCGCTCGCCGAGGAGATCGACACCGCCACCGAGCAGGGCGAGCCGATCCGGGCCCTCGTCGCCGTCGCCGCCAACCCGGTGCTGTCCGCGCCCGACGGCGACCGGCTCGACAAGGCCCTGGACTCCCTGGACTTCATGGTCAGCGTCGACCCCTACCTCAACGAGACCTCGCGCCACGCCCATGTCGTCCTGCCGCCGCCCCCGCCCTCCCAGAGCCCGCACCACGACTTCGCCTTCAACACCCTCGCCGTACGCAACCAGGTCCGCTACACCCGCCCCGCCGTCCCCCTGGAGCCCGGCCGCCTCGCCGAGACCGAGATCCTCGCCCGGCTGGTCCTGGCGGCCACCGGCATGCACGGCGCCGATCCGTCCGCCGTCGACGACCTGGTGATCGCGCAGACCCTCGGCAAGGCGGTCAAGGAGGCGCACTCCCCGGTGCACGGCCGCGACCCGAAGGAACTCGCCGCCGCGCTCACCGGTGTGAGCGGCCCCGAGCGACGGCTCGACATGATGCTGCGCCTCGGCCCCTACGGCGACGGCTTCGGCGTACGGCCGGAAGGGCTGAGCCTGGAGCGGCTCCTCGCGCACCCGCACGGCATCGACCTCGGTCCGCTGCGCTCCCGCCTCCCGCAGCCGCTGAAGACCAGGAGCGGCAAGGTCGAACTGCTGCCGCAGCCGATCGCCGGCGATCTGCCCAGGCTGAAGCGGGCCCTGGCGGAGCTCCCTGACGGACTCGTCCTGGTCGGCCGCCGGCACCTGCGCTCCAACAACAGCTGGATGCACAACGTCCCCGCCCTCACCGGCGGCACCAACCGCTGCACCCTGCACATCCACCCCGAGGACGCCGAGCGCCTCGGCGTGCTGGACGGCGCCGCCGTACGCGTGAAGGGAGCCGGGGGAGAGGTGACCGCCCCCGCGGAGGTCACCGACGGCGTGCGTCCGGGGGTGGTGAGCCTGCCGCACGGGTGGGGCCACGACCGGCCCGGCACCCGGATGAGCCATGCCGCCACGGATCCCGGTGTCAACGTCAACCAGCTCCTCGACGGCAGCCTGCTCGACCCGCTCTCGGGCAACGCGGTCCTCAACGGAGTGCCGGTCGAAATCGCCCCCGCGGCCGAAATGGTCATGCCTCTGACCTGA
- a CDS encoding CitMHS family transporter: MLTILGFAMIATFLVLIMLKKMSPIAALVLIPALFCVFVGKGAKLGDYVLDGVTSLAPTAAMLMFAIVYFGVMIDVGLFDPVVRAILKFCKADPLRIVVGTAVLAAIVSLDGDGSTTFMITVSAMYPLYKRLKMSLVVMTGVAAMANGVMNTLPWGGPTARAATALKLDASDIFVPMIPALATGLVFVLALSYVLGRRERKRLGVLTLDEALVEEKETETVPVGAGSGSGVGSGTGKSLARTGGSGSGTDAELHEEEDEGFQGLDPHRATLRPRLYWFNALLTVTLLTAMIMEWLPIPVLFLLGAALALTVNFPHMPDQKARIAAHAENVLNVSGMVFAAAVFTGVLQGTGMVDHMAKWLVENIPDGMGPHMAFVTGILSIPLTYFMSNDGFYFGILPVLAEAGQAHGVSSLEIARASLIAQPLHMSSPLVPAVYVLVGMAKVEFGDHTRFVVKWAVLTSLVILGAGILYGII, translated from the coding sequence ATGCTGACCATCCTCGGCTTCGCCATGATCGCGACCTTCCTGGTCCTGATCATGCTGAAGAAGATGTCGCCGATCGCGGCACTCGTGCTGATCCCGGCACTGTTCTGCGTCTTCGTCGGGAAGGGGGCGAAGCTCGGCGACTACGTCCTCGACGGCGTCACCAGCCTCGCGCCCACCGCGGCGATGCTCATGTTCGCGATCGTCTACTTCGGCGTGATGATCGACGTCGGCCTCTTCGACCCGGTCGTTCGGGCCATCCTGAAGTTCTGCAAGGCCGACCCGCTGCGGATCGTCGTCGGTACGGCCGTCCTCGCCGCGATCGTCTCGCTGGACGGCGACGGCTCGACCACCTTCATGATCACCGTCTCGGCGATGTACCCGCTGTACAAGCGCCTGAAGATGAGTCTGGTCGTGATGACCGGCGTCGCGGCCATGGCCAACGGCGTGATGAACACCCTGCCGTGGGGCGGCCCGACCGCCCGCGCCGCGACCGCGCTCAAGCTCGACGCGAGCGACATCTTCGTCCCGATGATCCCGGCGCTCGCCACGGGCCTGGTGTTCGTCCTCGCGCTCTCGTACGTCCTCGGCCGTCGCGAGCGCAAGCGGCTCGGCGTGCTGACGCTGGACGAGGCGCTGGTGGAGGAGAAGGAGACGGAGACCGTGCCGGTCGGTGCCGGCTCCGGTTCGGGTGTGGGCTCCGGTACCGGCAAGTCCCTTGCGCGCACCGGCGGTTCGGGCTCGGGCACGGACGCGGAGCTGCACGAGGAGGAGGACGAGGGCTTCCAGGGCCTCGACCCCCATCGGGCCACCCTGCGCCCCAGGCTGTACTGGTTCAACGCGCTGCTCACGGTGACGCTCCTCACCGCCATGATCATGGAGTGGCTGCCGATCCCGGTGCTGTTCCTGCTCGGTGCCGCGCTCGCCCTGACGGTCAACTTCCCGCACATGCCGGACCAGAAGGCCCGCATCGCCGCCCATGCGGAGAACGTGCTCAACGTATCCGGCATGGTCTTCGCCGCCGCCGTCTTCACCGGCGTCCTCCAGGGCACCGGCATGGTCGACCACATGGCCAAATGGCTGGTCGAGAACATCCCCGACGGCATGGGCCCGCACATGGCCTTCGTCACCGGCATCCTGAGCATCCCGCTCACGTACTTCATGTCGAACGACGGCTTCTACTTCGGCATCCTGCCGGTGCTCGCCGAGGCCGGCCAGGCCCACGGCGTCTCGTCCCTGGAGATCGCCCGCGCCTCCCTCATCGCCCAGCCGCTGCACATGTCGAGCCCGCTCGTCCCGGCCGTCTACGTCCTGGTGGGCATGGCCAAGGTCGAGTTCGGCGACCACACCAGGTTCGTCGTGAAGTGGGCCGTGCTCACCTCACTGGTGATCCTCGGGGCGGGAATCCTCTACGGCATCATCTGA